From Pan paniscus chromosome 6, NHGRI_mPanPan1-v2.0_pri, whole genome shotgun sequence, one genomic window encodes:
- the MEST gene encoding mesoderm-specific transcript homolog protein isoform X1, with translation MGGLGAGRGWALKVGAHSLRAAAATSTPRHLLCGSCASQAQCRSARRSGCSCPARRRPARAVGCGLRPRCRPALHGCGLRGAQCSATLRRAAWDNAAMVRRDRLRRMREWWVQVGLLAVPLLAAYLHIPPPQLSPALHSWKSSGKFFTYKGLRIFYQDSVGVVGSPEIVVLLHGFPTSSYDWYKIWEGLTLRFHRVIALDFLGFGFSDKPRPHHYSIFEQASIVEALLRHLGLQNRRINLLSHDYGDIVAQELLYRYKQNRSGRLTIKSLCLSNGGIFPETHRPLLLQKLLKDGGVLSPILTRLMNFFVFSRGLTPVFGPYTRPSESELWDMWAGIRNNDGNLVIDSLLQYINQRKKFRRRWVGALASVTIPIHFIYGPLDPVNPYPEFLELYRKTLPRSTVSILDDHISHYPQLEDPMGFLNAYMGFINSF, from the exons ATGGGCGGGCTAGGGGCGGGGCGCGGGTGGGCTCTAAAAGTCGGTGCCCACTCGCTCCGCGCTGCCGCGGCAACCAGCACACCCCGGCACCTCCTCTGCGGCAGCTGCGCCTCGCAAGCGCAGTGCCGCAGCGCACGCCGGAGTGGCTGTAGCTGCCCGGCGCGGCGCCGCCCTGCGCGGGCTGTGGGCTGCGGGCTGCGCCCCCGCTGCCGGCCAGCCCTGCACGGCTGCGGGCTCCGCGGCGCCCAGTGCTCTGCAACGCTGCGGCGGGCGGCATGGGATAACGCGGCCATGGTGCGCCGAGATCGCCTCCGCAG GATGAGGGAGTGGTGGGTCCAGGTGGGGCTGCTGGCCGTGCCCCTGCTTGCTGCATACCTGCACATCCCACCCCCTCAGCTCTCCCCTGCCCTTCACTCATGGAAGTCTTCAGGCAAGTTTTTCACTTACAAGGGACTGCGTATCTTCTACCAAG ACTCTGTGGGTGTGGTTGGAAGTCCAGAGATAGTTGTGCTTTTACACGGTTTTCCAACATCCAGCTACGACTGGTACAAG ATTTGGGAAGGTCTGACCTTGAGGTTTCATCGGGTGATTGCCCTTGATTTCTTAGGCTTTGGCTTCAGTGACAAACCG AGACCACATCACTATTCCATATTTGAGCAGGCCAGCATCGTGGAAGCGCTTTTGCGGCATCTGGGGCTCCAGAACCGCAGGATCAACCTTCTTTCTCATGACTATGGAGATATTGTTGCTCAGGAGCTTCTCTACAG GTACAAGCAGAATCGATCTGGTCGGCTTACCATaaagagtctctgtctgtcaaATGGAG GTATCTTTCCTGAGACTCACCGTCCACTCCTTCTCCAAAAG CTACTCAAAGATGGAGGTGTGCTGTCACCCATCCTCACACGACTGATGAACTTCTTTGTATTCTCTCGAGG TCTCACCCCAGTCTTTGGGCCGTATACTCGGCCCTCTGAGAGTGAGCTGTGGGACATGTGGGCAGGGATCCGCAACAATGACGGGAACTTAGTCATTGACAG TCTCTTACAGTACATCAATCAGAGGAAGAAGTTCAGAAGGCGCTGGGTGGGAGCTCTTGCCTCTGTAACTATCCCCA ttCATTTTATCTATGGGCCATTGGATCCTGTAAATCCCTATCCAGAGTTTTTGGAGCTGTACAG GAAAACGCTGCCGCGGTCCACAGTGTCGATTCTGGATGACCACATTAGCCACTATCCACAGCTAGAGGATCCCATGGGCTTCTTGAATGCATATATGGGCTTCATCAACTCCTTCTGA
- the MEST gene encoding mesoderm-specific transcript homolog protein isoform X2 has protein sequence MREWWVQVGLLAVPLLAAYLHIPPPQLSPALHSWKSSGKFFTYKGLRIFYQDSVGVVGSPEIVVLLHGFPTSSYDWYKIWEGLTLRFHRVIALDFLGFGFSDKPRPHHYSIFEQASIVEALLRHLGLQNRRINLLSHDYGDIVAQELLYRYKQNRSGRLTIKSLCLSNGGIFPETHRPLLLQKLLKDGGVLSPILTRLMNFFVFSRGLTPVFGPYTRPSESELWDMWAGIRNNDGNLVIDSLLQYINQRKKFRRRWVGALASVTIPIHFIYGPLDPVNPYPEFLELYRKTLPRSTVSILDDHISHYPQLEDPMGFLNAYMGFINSF, from the exons ATGAGGGAGTGGTGGGTCCAGGTGGGGCTGCTGGCCGTGCCCCTGCTTGCTGCATACCTGCACATCCCACCCCCTCAGCTCTCCCCTGCCCTTCACTCATGGAAGTCTTCAGGCAAGTTTTTCACTTACAAGGGACTGCGTATCTTCTACCAAG ACTCTGTGGGTGTGGTTGGAAGTCCAGAGATAGTTGTGCTTTTACACGGTTTTCCAACATCCAGCTACGACTGGTACAAG ATTTGGGAAGGTCTGACCTTGAGGTTTCATCGGGTGATTGCCCTTGATTTCTTAGGCTTTGGCTTCAGTGACAAACCG AGACCACATCACTATTCCATATTTGAGCAGGCCAGCATCGTGGAAGCGCTTTTGCGGCATCTGGGGCTCCAGAACCGCAGGATCAACCTTCTTTCTCATGACTATGGAGATATTGTTGCTCAGGAGCTTCTCTACAG GTACAAGCAGAATCGATCTGGTCGGCTTACCATaaagagtctctgtctgtcaaATGGAG GTATCTTTCCTGAGACTCACCGTCCACTCCTTCTCCAAAAG CTACTCAAAGATGGAGGTGTGCTGTCACCCATCCTCACACGACTGATGAACTTCTTTGTATTCTCTCGAGG TCTCACCCCAGTCTTTGGGCCGTATACTCGGCCCTCTGAGAGTGAGCTGTGGGACATGTGGGCAGGGATCCGCAACAATGACGGGAACTTAGTCATTGACAG TCTCTTACAGTACATCAATCAGAGGAAGAAGTTCAGAAGGCGCTGGGTGGGAGCTCTTGCCTCTGTAACTATCCCCA ttCATTTTATCTATGGGCCATTGGATCCTGTAAATCCCTATCCAGAGTTTTTGGAGCTGTACAG GAAAACGCTGCCGCGGTCCACAGTGTCGATTCTGGATGACCACATTAGCCACTATCCACAGCTAGAGGATCCCATGGGCTTCTTGAATGCATATATGGGCTTCATCAACTCCTTCTGA